In Streptomyces qaidamensis, one DNA window encodes the following:
- a CDS encoding allantoate amidohydrolase, which yields MSFPSMWAELLPVGRSSASGGYRRFAWTDADADCRAWFEDQARARGLAHEVDRNGNQWAWLGDPAEGDAVVTGSHLDSVPDGGAFDGPLGVVSAFAALDELRGRDARFTRPLGIVNFGDEEGARFGLACVGSRLTAGQLTREQAHRLTDGDGVTLPRAMEAAGYDPDAIGPDPERLARIGAFVELHVEQGRALDLSGDRVGIASAIWPHGRWRFDFRGEANHAGTTRLADRRDPMLSYAETVLAARREAELAGAVATFGKIAVEPNGVNAIPSLVRGWLDSRAEDQSRLDTVVGGIEKAARSYADAHGIDLDVVRESFTPVVEFDHALRDELARILGTDTGLTVPVLGTGAGHDAGILSGSIPTAMLFVRNPTGVSHSPAESASEDDCVAGVLALADVLEGLACR from the coding sequence GTGAGTTTCCCCAGCATGTGGGCGGAGCTGCTGCCGGTCGGCCGCAGCTCCGCGTCCGGTGGCTACCGCCGCTTCGCCTGGACGGACGCCGACGCCGACTGCCGCGCCTGGTTCGAGGACCAGGCCCGCGCGCGGGGCCTCGCCCACGAGGTCGACCGCAACGGCAACCAGTGGGCCTGGCTGGGCGACCCCGCCGAGGGCGACGCCGTCGTCACCGGATCGCACCTGGACTCCGTGCCGGACGGCGGCGCCTTCGACGGGCCCCTCGGAGTCGTGTCCGCCTTCGCCGCGCTGGACGAGCTGCGCGGCAGGGACGCCCGGTTCACCCGCCCCCTCGGCATCGTGAACTTCGGCGACGAGGAAGGCGCCCGGTTCGGACTCGCCTGCGTCGGTTCCCGGCTCACCGCCGGGCAGCTCACCCGCGAGCAGGCGCACCGGCTCACCGACGGCGACGGCGTGACGCTGCCCCGGGCCATGGAGGCGGCCGGATACGACCCGGACGCCATCGGGCCGGACCCCGAACGGCTCGCCCGCATCGGTGCCTTCGTCGAACTGCACGTCGAGCAGGGCCGGGCCCTCGACCTGTCCGGCGACCGGGTCGGCATCGCCAGCGCCATCTGGCCGCACGGCCGGTGGCGGTTCGACTTCCGCGGCGAGGCCAACCACGCCGGCACCACCCGGCTCGCCGACCGGCGCGACCCCATGCTGTCCTACGCCGAGACCGTCCTCGCCGCCCGGCGCGAGGCCGAACTCGCCGGAGCCGTCGCCACCTTCGGCAAGATCGCCGTGGAGCCCAACGGCGTCAACGCCATCCCCTCCCTGGTGCGCGGCTGGCTCGACTCCCGCGCCGAGGACCAGTCGCGCCTCGACACCGTGGTCGGCGGCATCGAGAAGGCGGCCCGGAGCTACGCGGACGCGCACGGCATCGACCTCGACGTCGTCCGCGAGTCCTTCACCCCCGTCGTCGAGTTCGACCACGCCCTGCGCGACGAACTCGCCCGCATCCTCGGCACGGACACCGGCCTCACCGTCCCCGTCCTCGGCACCGGCGCCGGACACGACGCCGGGATCCTGTCCGGGAGCATCCCGACCGCCATGCTGTTCGTGCGCAACCCCACCGGCGTCTCCCACTCGCCGGCCGAGTCCGCGAGCGAGGACGACTGCGTGGCCGGGGTACTCGCACTCGCCGACGTACTGGAAGGACTGGCGTGCAGGTGA
- a CDS encoding peptide MFS transporter yields MASSLTKDSARPGTPGSEKTFFGHPRGLATLFMTEMWERFSYYGMRALLPLYLVAPGGLHLSAGTATAIYAVYLSLVYLLTLPGGWFADRVLGPRKTVAVAGVVIMLGHLCLALPAAASFYVGLGLVAVGSGLLKANISTMVGHLYDGPDDPRRDGGFTVFYIGINLGAFIAPLVIGTVGESVNWHLGFALAALGMALGLVQFLLGSRHLDAKSSLVPTPLTPAEKASTLRKGLIWLAVAVVFYGLVGGTGHFTLNWALIPLTLLGLIVPILVITRILRDKDLDSGERSKVSAYIWFFVAAAVFWMIYDQGGSTLSLFAKEKADNTIFGWEFPVSWYQSVNPVLIMALAPVFAWLWLWLNRRGKEPSTIVKFASGLVLVGASFFLFLAPLSIAEGGHKAAAMWLVAIYFVQTVGELTLSPVGLSVTTKMAPAKYASQMMGVWFLAVTAGDSVTALLSNPAVGGINLDRTGFVALEAALAVVAGFAVYMYRKKVKAMMGDVR; encoded by the coding sequence ATGGCGTCCAGCCTGACGAAGGACTCGGCCCGACCGGGCACCCCCGGTTCCGAGAAGACCTTCTTCGGCCACCCCCGCGGACTGGCCACTCTGTTCATGACCGAGATGTGGGAGCGTTTCTCCTACTACGGCATGAGGGCCCTGCTCCCGCTGTACCTGGTCGCCCCGGGTGGCCTGCACCTCAGCGCGGGCACGGCCACGGCGATCTACGCCGTGTACCTGTCGCTGGTGTACCTGCTCACCCTGCCCGGCGGCTGGTTCGCCGACCGTGTGCTCGGCCCCCGCAAGACGGTCGCCGTCGCGGGCGTGGTCATCATGCTCGGCCACCTGTGCCTGGCGCTGCCCGCCGCCGCGAGCTTCTACGTCGGCCTGGGCCTGGTCGCCGTCGGTTCCGGTCTGCTGAAGGCCAACATCTCGACGATGGTCGGCCACCTCTACGACGGCCCGGACGACCCGCGCCGCGACGGTGGCTTCACGGTCTTCTACATCGGCATCAACCTCGGCGCGTTCATCGCGCCGCTGGTCATCGGCACCGTCGGTGAGAGCGTCAACTGGCACCTGGGCTTCGCGCTGGCCGCGCTCGGCATGGCGCTGGGTCTCGTGCAGTTCCTGCTCGGCAGCCGCCACCTGGACGCGAAGAGCAGCCTGGTCCCGACCCCGCTGACGCCCGCCGAGAAGGCCTCCACCCTGCGCAAGGGCCTGATCTGGCTGGCCGTCGCGGTGGTCTTCTACGGCCTGGTCGGCGGCACCGGCCACTTCACCCTGAACTGGGCGCTGATCCCGCTCACCCTTCTCGGCCTGATCGTGCCGATCCTGGTCATCACCCGCATCCTGCGCGACAAGGACCTGGACTCCGGCGAGCGCTCGAAGGTGTCGGCGTACATCTGGTTCTTCGTCGCGGCCGCCGTCTTCTGGATGATCTACGACCAGGGCGGCTCGACCCTGTCGCTGTTCGCCAAGGAGAAGGCCGACAACACGATCTTCGGCTGGGAGTTCCCGGTCTCCTGGTACCAGTCGGTCAACCCGGTCCTGATCATGGCGCTGGCGCCCGTGTTCGCCTGGCTGTGGCTGTGGCTGAACCGGCGTGGCAAGGAGCCGAGCACCATCGTGAAGTTCGCCTCCGGCCTAGTGCTGGTGGGCGCGTCCTTCTTCCTGTTCCTCGCCCCGCTGTCGATCGCGGAGGGCGGTCACAAGGCCGCGGCGATGTGGCTGGTCGCGATCTACTTCGTACAGACCGTGGGTGAGCTGACCCTGTCCCCGGTGGGCCTGTCCGTGACGACGAAGATGGCGCCGGCGAAGTACGCCTCGCAGATGATGGGCGTCTGGTTCCTCGCGGTCACCGCGGGCGACTCCGTCACCGCGCTGCTGTCCAACCCGGCCGTCGGCGGGATCAACCTCGACCGGACGGGCTTCGTGGCGCTGGAGGCGGCACTGGCCGTGGTCGCCGGTTTCGCGGTGTACATGTACCGCAAGAAGGTCAAGGCCATGATGGGCGACGTCCGCTGA
- a CDS encoding ATP-binding protein, whose translation MSTTRPYSPGDRGPEPGGASGASEGGVAAAGASGEGAGAPSGAVAPPGGRQVRRLSFGDESGVVPLARDFTRQALYAWGWLPAASADQRAAAEDVLLVVSELVTNACLHAEGPDQLRITCDNKVIRVEVADRGTGQPAPRTPHRAGRPGGHGMFIVQRLCLDWGVVRTPGVSGKTVWAELSAPA comes from the coding sequence ATGAGCACCACCCGGCCTTACTCGCCGGGCGACCGCGGGCCGGAGCCCGGCGGCGCTTCCGGGGCGTCCGAGGGTGGCGTAGCGGCGGCCGGTGCGTCCGGCGAGGGTGCGGGTGCGCCCTCCGGGGCCGTGGCGCCGCCGGGGGGCCGGCAGGTGCGCCGGCTGAGCTTCGGCGACGAGAGCGGCGTCGTTCCGCTGGCTCGCGACTTCACCCGCCAGGCGCTGTACGCGTGGGGCTGGCTGCCCGCCGCCTCCGCCGATCAGCGGGCTGCCGCCGAGGACGTGCTGCTGGTCGTCTCCGAGCTGGTCACCAACGCCTGCCTGCATGCCGAAGGGCCGGACCAGCTGCGCATCACCTGCGACAACAAGGTGATCCGCGTCGAGGTCGCGGACCGGGGCACCGGCCAGCCGGCCCCCCGTACCCCGCACCGTGCGGGACGCCCGGGCGGTCATGGCATGTTCATCGTCCAGCGCCTGTGCCTGGACTGGGGGGTCGTCCGCACGCCGGGAGTCTCCGGCAAGACAGTGTGGGCGGAACTGAGCGCACCCGCCTGA
- the hutI gene encoding imidazolonepropionase, with the protein MKPKKPGSEPDPTADQATKDAMSNATTVSPAHSASTASTLITNIASLVTNDPSLGDKSPLGLIPDAAVVIEGDRVAWTGDHRKAPATDNRVDAGGRAVLPGFVDSHSHLVFAGDRTQEFNARMSGRPYSAGGIRTTVAATRAASDGELEANVTRYLTEALRQGTTTFETKSGYGLTVEDEARALRIAAAHTDEVTYLGAHIVPPDHAEDPAGYVALVTGEMLDACAPHARWIDVFCEKGAFDGDQARAILTAGKARGLHPRIHANQLSYGPGVQLAVELDAASADHCTHLTDADVDALANSRTVATLLPGAEFSTRARWPDARRLLDAGVTVALSTDCNPGSSFTSSVPFCVALAVRDMGMTPDEAVWSATAGGAAALRRTDIGRLTPGAYADLTLLDAPSHVHLAYRPGVPLVRGVWRRGQRVV; encoded by the coding sequence ATGAAGCCGAAGAAACCGGGCAGCGAACCCGACCCCACCGCCGACCAGGCCACCAAGGACGCCATGAGCAACGCGACGACCGTCAGCCCCGCCCACTCCGCGAGCACCGCAAGCACGCTCATCACGAACATCGCCAGCCTGGTCACCAACGACCCCTCCCTAGGTGACAAATCCCCCCTCGGACTGATCCCGGACGCGGCCGTCGTCATCGAGGGCGACCGCGTCGCGTGGACCGGTGATCACAGGAAAGCACCCGCCACTGACAATCGGGTCGACGCGGGCGGCCGGGCGGTCCTGCCCGGCTTCGTGGACTCCCACTCCCACCTCGTCTTCGCGGGCGACCGGACGCAGGAGTTCAACGCGCGCATGTCCGGGCGTCCCTACAGCGCGGGCGGCATCCGCACCACCGTCGCGGCCACCCGGGCGGCGAGCGACGGGGAGCTCGAAGCCAACGTCACCCGTTACCTCACCGAAGCCCTCCGCCAGGGCACCACCACCTTCGAGACCAAGTCCGGCTACGGCCTGACCGTCGAGGACGAGGCCCGCGCCCTGCGCATCGCCGCCGCCCACACCGACGAGGTCACCTACCTCGGCGCGCACATCGTCCCGCCGGACCACGCCGAGGACCCGGCCGGCTACGTCGCCCTGGTCACGGGCGAGATGCTCGACGCCTGCGCCCCGCACGCCCGCTGGATCGACGTGTTCTGCGAGAAGGGCGCCTTCGACGGCGACCAGGCCCGCGCGATCCTCACCGCCGGCAAGGCCCGGGGCCTGCACCCCCGCATCCACGCCAACCAGCTCTCCTACGGACCCGGCGTGCAGCTCGCGGTCGAGCTCGACGCGGCCAGCGCCGACCACTGCACCCACCTCACGGACGCGGACGTGGACGCCCTGGCGAACAGCCGTACGGTCGCGACGCTGCTGCCCGGTGCCGAGTTCTCCACCCGGGCCCGGTGGCCGGACGCCCGGCGGCTGCTGGACGCCGGTGTCACGGTCGCGCTCTCCACGGACTGCAACCCGGGTTCGTCCTTCACCTCGTCCGTCCCGTTCTGCGTCGCGCTGGCCGTACGGGACATGGGGATGACGCCCGACGAGGCGGTGTGGTCGGCCACGGCGGGCGGTGCGGCGGCCCTGCGGCGCACCGACATCGGCCGTCTCACCCCGGGCGCGTACGCCGACCTGACGCTCCTGGACGCCCCGAGCCACGTCCACCTGGCCTACCGCCCCGGCGTCCCGCTGGTCAGGGGGGTGTGGCGGCGCGGACAGCGGGTGGTGTGA
- a CDS encoding STAS domain-containing protein: MDRGTVGSAQSGRLLVEVREEGSSAVVTPAGELDHHTADLLREPLDDCLAKGFKRLVIDCARLEFCDSTGLNVLLGARLKAEAAGGGVSLAGMQPVVARVFEITGADAVFSVHDSLEAALADESG; this comes from the coding sequence ATGGACCGCGGGACGGTCGGCAGCGCACAGTCTGGCCGGCTTCTGGTGGAGGTGCGGGAAGAGGGCTCTAGTGCCGTCGTGACCCCGGCGGGTGAGTTGGATCACCACACCGCCGATCTGTTGCGTGAGCCACTCGACGACTGCCTCGCCAAGGGATTCAAGCGCCTGGTCATCGATTGCGCGCGCCTGGAGTTCTGCGACTCCACGGGGCTCAACGTGCTCCTCGGGGCGCGGCTGAAAGCGGAGGCCGCCGGTGGCGGCGTCTCGCTCGCCGGCATGCAGCCGGTGGTGGCGCGCGTATTCGAGATCACGGGTGCGGATGCGGTCTTCAGCGTCCACGACTCGCTCGAGGCGGCCCTGGCCGACGAGTCGGGCTGA
- the hutU gene encoding urocanate hydratase: protein MSGPRPVRAPRGTEPSALGWQQEAALRMLQNNLDPEVAEHPDKLVVYGGTGKAARDWRSFDAMVRTLKGLKQDETMLVQSGRPVGVMQTHEWAPRVLIANSNLVGDWANWEEFRRLEQLGLTMYGQMTAGSWIYIGTQGILQGTYETFAAVAAKKFGGTLAGTITLTAGLGGMGGAQPLAVTMNDGVAICIDCDPRAIDRRIEHRYLDVKADSLDHALRLATEARDARRPLSIGVLGNAAELVPQLLAMGAPIDIVTDQTSAHDPLAYLPLGTAFEDMADAAAKDPAGFTTRARESMARHVEAMVGFMDAGAEVFDYGNSIRGEAQLAGYDRAFAFPGFVPAYIRPLFCEGKGPFRWAALSGEASDIAKTDKAILDLFPEAESVQNASLARWIKMAGERVHFQGLPARICWLGYGERDKAGERFNDMVASGELAAPVVIGRDHLDCGSVASPYRETEAMLDGSDAIADWPLLNAMVNVASGASWVSIHHGGGVGMGRSIHAGQVTVADGTPLAGEKIRRVLTNDPGMGVIRHVDAGYDIAESVAGERGVRVPMREGDGA from the coding sequence ATGTCAGGACCCCGCCCCGTCCGAGCACCACGCGGCACGGAACCGAGCGCCCTGGGATGGCAGCAGGAAGCCGCCCTGCGGATGCTGCAGAACAACCTCGACCCCGAGGTCGCCGAGCACCCCGACAAGCTCGTCGTCTACGGCGGCACCGGCAAGGCGGCGCGCGACTGGCGCTCCTTCGACGCGATGGTGCGCACGCTCAAGGGGCTGAAGCAGGACGAGACCATGCTGGTCCAGTCCGGCCGCCCCGTCGGCGTCATGCAGACCCACGAGTGGGCCCCGCGCGTCCTCATCGCCAACTCCAACCTCGTCGGTGACTGGGCCAACTGGGAGGAGTTCCGCCGCCTGGAACAGCTCGGCCTGACCATGTACGGGCAGATGACCGCCGGCTCCTGGATCTACATCGGCACCCAGGGCATCCTCCAGGGCACCTACGAGACCTTCGCCGCCGTCGCCGCCAAGAAGTTCGGCGGGACGCTGGCCGGCACCATCACCCTGACCGCAGGCCTCGGCGGCATGGGCGGCGCCCAGCCGCTCGCCGTGACCATGAACGACGGCGTCGCGATCTGCATCGACTGCGACCCGCGTGCCATCGACCGGCGCATCGAGCACCGCTACCTGGACGTGAAGGCCGACTCCCTGGACCACGCGCTCCGGCTGGCGACCGAGGCGCGCGACGCCCGTCGTCCCCTCTCCATCGGCGTCCTCGGCAACGCGGCCGAGCTGGTGCCGCAGCTCCTCGCCATGGGCGCCCCCATCGACATCGTCACCGACCAGACCTCGGCCCACGACCCGCTGGCCTACCTGCCCCTGGGCACCGCCTTCGAGGACATGGCCGACGCCGCAGCCAAGGACCCGGCCGGCTTCACCACCCGGGCCCGCGAGTCCATGGCCCGGCACGTCGAGGCCATGGTCGGCTTCATGGACGCCGGCGCCGAGGTCTTCGACTACGGCAACTCCATCCGCGGCGAGGCCCAGCTCGCCGGATACGACCGCGCCTTCGCCTTCCCCGGCTTCGTCCCCGCCTACATCCGCCCCCTGTTCTGCGAGGGCAAGGGCCCCTTCCGCTGGGCCGCCCTGTCCGGCGAGGCCTCCGACATCGCCAAGACCGACAAGGCGATCCTCGACCTCTTCCCGGAGGCCGAGTCCGTTCAAAACGCGTCCCTCGCCCGCTGGATCAAGATGGCCGGCGAACGCGTCCACTTCCAGGGCCTGCCCGCCCGCATCTGCTGGCTCGGCTACGGCGAGCGGGACAAGGCCGGCGAGCGGTTCAACGACATGGTCGCGAGCGGGGAGCTGGCCGCCCCGGTCGTCATCGGCCGCGACCACCTCGACTGCGGTTCCGTCGCCTCCCCCTACCGGGAGACCGAGGCCATGCTCGACGGCTCCGACGCGATCGCCGACTGGCCGCTGCTGAACGCCATGGTGAACGTGGCCTCCGGGGCGTCCTGGGTGTCGATCCACCACGGCGGCGGCGTCGGCATGGGCCGGTCGATCCACGCCGGGCAGGTGACGGTGGCCGACGGCACGCCCCTCGCGGGCGAGAAGATCCGCCGGGTGCTCACCAACGACCCCGGCATGGGCGTCATCCGGCACGTCGACGCCGGATACGACATCGCGGAGTCGGTGGCGGGGGAGCGGGGCGTGCGCGTCCCGATGCGCGAGGGTGACGGCGCGTGA
- a CDS encoding LPXTG cell wall anchor domain-containing protein: MSYRKRTAVLASAAALAGSAVWMAAPVARAEVVDVNYQCKTPIGDKSAVSPIDIKGVRSGGGYRITMSWQKGVSSSPVELGKGAMTPSATIALGGADSGTLSVTGPANDAAIPANTPIKISDLSGTYTPKKSGEVTFTAGVLTIKALGTTTTCTPTNDPGPSLTLDVTATSGGGATGSARGGGSGPDSGAGLPQTGPEDSAVALGTLGGTVLLAGAAGALWLTRRHREAGAGR; the protein is encoded by the coding sequence GTGTCGTACCGGAAACGAACCGCCGTGCTCGCGTCCGCCGCGGCCCTGGCCGGCTCGGCGGTGTGGATGGCCGCCCCCGTCGCCCGGGCCGAGGTCGTCGACGTCAACTACCAGTGCAAGACGCCCATCGGCGACAAGAGCGCCGTCTCGCCCATCGACATCAAGGGCGTCAGGAGCGGCGGTGGCTACCGGATCACCATGTCCTGGCAGAAGGGTGTCTCCTCCAGCCCCGTCGAACTGGGCAAGGGCGCGATGACGCCGAGCGCCACCATCGCCCTGGGTGGCGCCGACAGCGGCACCCTGTCGGTGACCGGCCCCGCCAACGACGCCGCGATCCCGGCCAACACACCCATCAAGATCAGCGACCTGAGCGGCACGTACACGCCGAAGAAGAGTGGCGAGGTCACCTTCACGGCCGGTGTGCTCACCATCAAGGCCCTCGGTACGACCACCACGTGCACCCCGACGAACGACCCGGGCCCGTCCCTCACCCTCGACGTCACGGCCACGAGCGGTGGCGGCGCCACCGGCTCCGCCCGGGGCGGCGGCTCCGGTCCGGACAGCGGTGCCGGACTTCCGCAGACCGGACCCGAGGACTCGGCCGTCGCCCTCGGCACCCTCGGCGGCACGGTCCTGCTCGCCGGAGCGGCGGGTGCCCTGTGGCTGACCCGGCGTCACCGCGAGGCAGGGGCGGGCCGTTGA
- a CDS encoding RNA polymerase sigma factor SigF codes for MEDIMSPRLDASRTQKATSTSPPEHLDPIEQDEMLVTQDGLLAGLPVIPPYEEVGAVDARALSKTLFERLETLEEGTHEYSYVRNTLVELNLALVKFAASRFRSRSEPMEDIIQVGTIGLIKAIDRFELSRGVEFPTFAMPTIVGEIKRFFRDTSWSVRVPRRLQELRLDLAKAGDELAQKLDRAPTVAELAERLGLSNDEVVEGMAASNAYTASSLDAQPEEDDSEGALADRIGYEDHGLEGIEYVESLKPLIAELPPRDRKILSLRFVAGMTQSEIGEELGISQMHVSRLLSRTLVRLRKGLTVEE; via the coding sequence ATGGAGGACATCATGTCACCCCGGCTCGACGCATCGCGTACCCAGAAAGCGACGTCGACATCCCCTCCGGAACATCTGGATCCCATCGAGCAGGACGAGATGCTCGTCACACAGGACGGCCTTCTCGCCGGACTTCCGGTCATCCCCCCGTACGAGGAAGTCGGCGCGGTCGACGCCCGGGCCCTGTCCAAGACCCTCTTCGAGCGTCTGGAGACGCTGGAGGAAGGGACCCACGAGTACTCGTACGTCCGCAACACGCTCGTCGAACTGAACCTCGCGCTGGTCAAGTTCGCCGCCTCCCGGTTCCGCTCCCGCAGCGAGCCGATGGAGGACATCATCCAGGTCGGCACCATCGGCCTGATCAAGGCGATCGACCGCTTCGAGCTGTCCCGCGGTGTGGAGTTCCCCACGTTCGCGATGCCGACGATCGTCGGCGAGATCAAGCGCTTCTTCCGCGACACCTCGTGGTCCGTGCGCGTTCCGCGGCGGCTCCAGGAGCTACGGCTCGACCTGGCCAAGGCCGGTGACGAACTGGCCCAGAAGCTCGACCGCGCCCCCACGGTGGCCGAGCTGGCCGAACGCCTCGGGCTCTCCAACGACGAGGTCGTCGAGGGCATGGCCGCCTCGAACGCCTACACCGCCTCCTCGCTGGACGCCCAGCCGGAGGAGGACGACTCCGAGGGCGCGCTCGCGGATCGCATCGGCTACGAGGACCACGGACTCGAAGGCATCGAGTACGTCGAGTCGTTGAAGCCGCTGATAGCCGAACTGCCGCCGCGCGACCGCAAGATCCTGTCCCTGCGGTTCGTCGCCGGCATGACCCAGTCGGAGATCGGCGAAGAGCTCGGCATCTCGCAGATGCACGTCTCGCGTCTGCTGTCGCGGACGCTGGTGCGGCTGCGCAAGGGGCTGACCGTCGAGGAGTGA
- a CDS encoding formimidoylglutamate deiminase: protein MQVTTAAPRTYWLEHAWLGPRVEPGVALEVADGRITAVRAGTPAPTPGAEVLRGLTLPGLANAHSHAFHRALRGTVQVGSGTFWTWREVMYATAARLTPDRYHALARAVYAEMALAGVTAVGEFHYVHHAPGGTPYADPNAMGEALIAAAAEAGIRITLLDTAYLSSGFGQPPTTPQLRFSDGDAEAWAARSSLLKERDHARIGAAIHSVRAVPADQLETVARWAGERRAPLHVHLSEQTAENEACRELHGCTPTQLLALHGVLGPRTTGVHNTHLTAEDISLIGRSGTGTCMCPTTERDLADGIGPAVALQNEGSPLCLGSDSHAVIDLLEEARAMELNERLRTRTRGHWTAAALLRAASADGHAALGWEDAGALEPGALADFTTIALDSVRTAGPLPRLGAETAVFAASAADVSHTVVAGRHVVRDGVHSLVPDVPRALADAVEALRG, encoded by the coding sequence GTGCAGGTGACGACAGCGGCCCCGCGGACGTACTGGCTGGAGCACGCCTGGCTCGGCCCTCGCGTCGAGCCGGGTGTCGCCCTGGAGGTCGCGGACGGCCGCATCACCGCCGTCCGCGCCGGCACCCCCGCCCCGACTCCCGGTGCCGAGGTCCTGCGCGGGCTCACCCTGCCCGGCCTGGCCAACGCCCACAGCCACGCCTTCCACCGCGCCCTGCGCGGCACCGTCCAGGTCGGCTCCGGAACCTTCTGGACCTGGCGCGAGGTCATGTACGCCACGGCCGCCCGGCTCACCCCGGACCGCTACCACGCCCTCGCCCGCGCCGTGTACGCCGAGATGGCCCTGGCCGGCGTCACGGCGGTCGGCGAGTTCCACTACGTCCACCACGCCCCCGGCGGCACCCCCTACGCCGACCCCAACGCGATGGGGGAGGCCCTCATCGCGGCCGCCGCCGAAGCCGGGATCCGCATCACCCTCCTCGACACCGCCTACCTCTCCTCCGGCTTCGGGCAACCGCCCACCACCCCCCAGCTCCGCTTCTCCGACGGGGACGCCGAGGCCTGGGCCGCACGCTCTTCACTTCTCAAGGAACGGGATCACGCACGGATCGGCGCGGCGATCCACTCCGTACGGGCCGTGCCCGCCGACCAGTTGGAGACCGTCGCACGATGGGCCGGGGAGCGGCGGGCCCCGCTCCATGTGCACCTGTCCGAACAGACCGCCGAGAACGAGGCGTGCCGGGAGCTCCACGGCTGTACTCCGACCCAGCTCCTCGCGCTGCACGGGGTCCTCGGGCCGCGCACCACCGGCGTCCACAACACCCACCTCACCGCGGAGGACATCTCCCTCATCGGCCGCAGCGGCACCGGCACCTGCATGTGCCCGACCACCGAGCGGGACCTCGCGGACGGCATCGGGCCGGCCGTCGCCCTCCAGAACGAAGGCTCACCGCTCTGTCTCGGCTCCGACAGCCACGCCGTGATCGACCTGCTCGAAGAGGCACGGGCCATGGAGCTGAACGAGCGGCTGCGCACCCGCACCCGAGGTCACTGGACGGCGGCGGCCCTCCTGCGGGCGGCCTCGGCCGACGGCCACGCGGCCCTCGGCTGGGAGGACGCGGGCGCCCTGGAGCCCGGCGCGCTCGCCGACTTCACCACCATCGCGCTCGACTCGGTCAGGACGGCAGGGCCGCTTCCGCGGCTCGGGGCCGAGACGGCCGTATTCGCCGCGTCGGCAGCGGACGTGTCGCATACGGTCGTGGCAGGGCGGCACGTCGTACGGGACGGGGTCCACTCCCTCGTACCGGACGTGCCGCGAGCCCTCGCGGACGCCGTCGAAGCCCTGCGCGGATGA